One region of Pirellulales bacterium genomic DNA includes:
- a CDS encoding DEAD/DEAH box helicase, with product MPDRDQAAGAAIERSWQSSGNVEVVSVALPATTLAIASRSLTELISGLSPESIGMCVAAGQVELMSVPIARTFAKVASFRFDRAVEKESEATPGNIAVDGLIAKSESDEIKAATAIAQTAPSPATDAKKTVTRIKPPRDVVKLEDRLFYVLQPPLETQLAGSSLEFPFVPFPYQFEGVAFLYPRIAAVLADEMGLGKTMQAITAIRLLLHSRQIERVLLVCPKPLVTNWQREFALWAPEVPLTAIEGDQAKRQWQWQLPDVPVKIANYELLNRDRRMIADPAMRFDLVVLDESQRIKNRNGATSQVVRSISRTRSWALTGTPVENSPEDLVGIFEFVAPGHLSSDMKPRSMGRAASDFVLRRTKDKVLADLPPKLFRDADLELTPEQRYSYQLAEDEGVLRLAEMGRSATIQHVFELIVRLKQICNFDPATSESAKLERLDADLEEIATSGKKAIVFSQWVGTLSALSRQLRRFGTLEYHGQIPSKKRDAIINQFRDDPRRRVLLMSYGAGGVGLNLQFAEYVFLFDRWWNPAVEDQAINRAHRIGAAGPVTVSRFLMLDTIEQRIHEILEEKRALFDTIFSDAMPQAHLGLTQQEIFGLFKLRSPHGPIRMAA from the coding sequence ATGCCGGATCGCGACCAAGCCGCCGGAGCAGCCATCGAACGGAGTTGGCAGTCCTCGGGAAATGTCGAAGTAGTTTCTGTTGCGCTTCCGGCAACAACGCTGGCAATTGCCTCGCGATCTCTTACCGAGCTGATTTCGGGCTTATCGCCCGAGTCGATCGGGATGTGCGTCGCGGCGGGGCAAGTGGAACTTATGTCGGTTCCAATTGCGCGCACGTTTGCGAAAGTCGCCAGTTTTCGGTTCGATAGAGCAGTCGAGAAGGAATCCGAGGCCACACCAGGAAACATTGCCGTCGATGGGCTGATCGCCAAATCGGAATCGGACGAAATTAAAGCGGCGACGGCAATCGCGCAAACGGCGCCATCGCCCGCAACCGATGCGAAAAAAACCGTCACCCGCATCAAGCCCCCGCGCGACGTGGTCAAGCTAGAGGATCGGCTGTTTTATGTGTTGCAGCCACCGCTGGAAACGCAGCTCGCGGGCAGTTCGCTCGAGTTTCCGTTTGTGCCGTTCCCCTATCAATTCGAGGGTGTGGCATTCCTCTACCCGCGAATCGCGGCCGTCTTGGCCGACGAAATGGGGCTCGGCAAGACGATGCAGGCCATCACTGCAATCCGCCTGCTGCTGCATTCGCGGCAGATCGAGCGCGTGCTGCTCGTGTGCCCCAAGCCGCTGGTGACCAACTGGCAGCGCGAATTTGCGCTGTGGGCGCCGGAAGTGCCGCTGACGGCCATCGAAGGCGACCAGGCCAAGCGACAATGGCAATGGCAGTTGCCCGATGTGCCGGTGAAGATTGCCAACTACGAACTTTTGAACCGCGATCGGCGGATGATTGCCGATCCGGCAATGCGTTTCGACTTGGTAGTGCTCGACGAATCGCAGCGGATCAAAAATCGAAATGGGGCCACAAGCCAGGTGGTGCGGTCGATTTCACGCACCCGAAGTTGGGCCCTGACCGGCACGCCGGTCGAAAACAGCCCTGAAGATTTAGTCGGGATTTTCGAATTCGTCGCCCCGGGACATCTTTCTTCCGATATGAAACCGCGAAGCATGGGCCGGGCGGCAAGCGATTTCGTTTTGCGGCGCACGAAAGACAAAGTGCTTGCCGATCTGCCGCCGAAGCTTTTTCGCGACGCCGATTTGGAACTGACCCCCGAGCAACGCTACTCCTACCAGTTAGCGGAAGACGAGGGCGTGCTGCGGCTCGCGGAAATGGGGCGCTCGGCGACGATCCAGCATGTGTTCGAACTGATCGTGCGGCTCAAGCAAATCTGCAATTTCGACCCGGCCACCTCCGAAAGCGCCAAACTAGAACGCCTCGATGCCGACTTGGAAGAAATCGCCACCAGCGGCAAGAAAGCGATTGTATTCAGCCAGTGGGTGGGAACGCTTTCGGCGCTCAGCCGGCAGTTGCGGCGATTCGGAACGCTCGAATACCACGGCCAGATCCCGTCCAAAAAGCGCGATGCCATCATCAACCAATTCCGCGACGACCCGCGACGGCGAGTGCTGTTGATGAGCTACGGCGCCGGCGGCGTCGGGCTGAACTTGCAGTTCGCCGAATATGTGTTTCTCTTCGATCGCTGGTGGAACCCGGCCGTCGAAGACCAGGCGATCAACCGTGCCCACCGCATCGGGGCGGCCGGGCCCGTTACCGTGTCGCGATTCCTCATGCTCGACACGATCGAGCAGCGAATCCACGAGATCCTGGAAGAGAAGCGCGCCCTGTTCGACACGATTTTTTCCGACGCGATGCCGCAAGCGCATCTCGGTCTCACGCAGCAAGAAATCTTCGGCCTGTTCAAACTGCGTTCGCCCCACGGCCCCATCCGCATGGCCGCGTGA
- a CDS encoding anion transporter, protein MFNHGAAPYITTALFALTYIGLAIGKVPGLRLDRAGIALVGAILMLITGMLSLSQAVATDSIDYKTLALLFGMMIVIGSLRLSGFFQRLAATALGHISTPMGLLAATVLLTGVLSAFLINDIVCLTLTPLVLHLARRLRFDPVPHLVALATAANIGSTGTITGNPQNIFIGSHSGISYLRFTERLLPVALIGLVLDFLVIAVVYRRSLRAGMRPAVQGPPENGAVAGKGPAAELLADDELDPDSPTDQRERRWLQRKSVVVTLAAVVLFFTGLPLEMVALGAAAVMLFGRIEPEQVYRKIDWGLLVMFTGLFIVVHAFQVHVVASWGIDGWSWLLRRPVDLLSLVSAGLSNLVSNVPAVLLMQPMMKAVPEAGRETAWLALAMSSTFAGNLTVLGSVANLIVVESARREGLHISFWEYCKVGLPTTVLTLALGIAWLEFVRY, encoded by the coding sequence ATGTTCAACCACGGCGCCGCTCCCTATATCACCACCGCCCTCTTCGCGCTGACGTACATCGGCTTGGCGATCGGCAAAGTGCCCGGGCTGCGGCTGGATCGAGCGGGGATCGCGCTGGTGGGCGCGATCTTGATGCTGATTACCGGCATGCTTTCGCTTTCTCAGGCGGTGGCCACCGATTCGATCGACTACAAAACGCTGGCGCTGCTGTTTGGCATGATGATCGTCATCGGGTCCTTGCGGCTTTCTGGCTTTTTTCAGCGGCTCGCGGCGACCGCGCTGGGGCACATCAGCACGCCAATGGGGCTGTTGGCCGCGACGGTGCTGCTCACGGGCGTCCTGTCGGCGTTTTTGATTAACGACATCGTTTGCCTCACGCTGACGCCGCTGGTGCTGCATCTCGCGCGGCGGCTGCGATTCGACCCAGTGCCGCATCTGGTGGCACTGGCCACCGCGGCGAATATCGGCTCGACCGGCACGATCACGGGGAATCCGCAAAACATTTTCATCGGTTCGCACTCTGGAATTTCGTATCTGCGCTTCACGGAGCGATTGCTGCCGGTCGCCTTGATCGGTTTGGTGTTGGATTTTCTCGTGATCGCGGTGGTCTATCGGCGGAGCTTGCGGGCGGGGATGCGGCCGGCGGTCCAAGGCCCGCCGGAGAACGGTGCGGTCGCCGGCAAGGGCCCGGCGGCGGAACTCCTTGCCGACGACGAACTCGACCCGGATTCGCCCACCGACCAGCGCGAGCGCCGCTGGCTGCAACGGAAGAGCGTCGTGGTAACGCTGGCGGCGGTCGTGCTCTTCTTTACCGGTTTGCCGCTGGAGATGGTCGCGCTCGGGGCCGCGGCCGTGATGCTCTTCGGCCGGATCGAACCGGAACAGGTATACCGGAAGATCGATTGGGGATTGCTGGTCATGTTCACCGGGTTGTTTATCGTCGTTCATGCCTTTCAGGTGCATGTCGTGGCAAGTTGGGGGATCGACGGCTGGAGTTGGCTGCTCCGCCGGCCGGTGGATTTGTTGAGTCTTGTGTCGGCCGGATTGTCGAATCTGGTGAGCAACGTGCCCGCGGTGCTTCTGATGCAGCCGATGATGAAGGCCGTTCCGGAAGCCGGCCGGGAGACGGCGTGGCTGGCCCTGGCGATGTCGAGCACATTTGCCGGCAATCTGACAGTGCTCGGTTCGGTGGCGAATCTGATCGTCGTCGAAAGCGCTCGACGCGAGGGGCTACACATCTCTTTCTGGGAATATTGCAAAGTCGGGCTGCCGACCACAGTGCTCACCCTGGCGCTGGGCATTGCGTGGCTCGAGTTCGTCCGCTACTGA
- the fdh gene encoding formate dehydrogenase, whose translation MKSPPILGGLFDSLRQWPVVRQIAGEDPLREAAKSAASERLRPRLEEADHVGTSICPYCAVGCGQLIYAKGNDVIHIEGDPRSPINQGTLCPKGAGTLGWLLNPDRLTKVKYRAPFSTRWEERSLDWAMDRIAHLVKRTRDETFVEKLADGSEVNHTLAIASLGGATLDNEENYLIKKVFGGGLGLVWIENQARICHSGSVPSLGSTYGRGASTLAEWDLANSDCVMIMGSNMAEAHPIAFRFVMQAKERGATVIHVDPRFTRTSALADIYAPIRAGSDIAFTGGLIHYILEHDAWFKEYALNYTNIATIIGPDFKDTSELDGVFSGWDPEKRSYSPNSWQYRGADVKSSLAEHHSISGESYSEKLSRTQDDPPPQDPTLEHHDCVYQIMRRHYAAYTPEAVERITGCPQQTFLKVAEALVRHSGRERTAAWCYAVGVNHHTVAVQMIRAAAIIQALLGNTGRPGGGVLALRGHASIQGSTDIPTLYNLLPGYIAQPHFAKPHHNLKSYLATETLTMGFWHNLPKYAVSLLRAWYGENATKENDYGYSWLPKIMGDHSELPMTLAIADGLIRGLFVMGQNPAVGGHNTRLIRRGLANLEWMVVRETFESETADFWLDSPEVHSGELDPRSIATEIFLLPASLPGEKEGTFTNLNRLIQWHDKVVESRADCRSDLWFMFHLGHRLKQLYRNSAAERDKPIQNLTLDYSTEGPHAEPSAEDVLKEINGYTWPGRQQIPSFKELKDDGSTACGCWIYCGAYPRNDFNHTRSRVPDGPDGPGSHLNWAFAWPGNYRTLYNRASADPQGKPWSERKKLIWWNAEQKKWVGKEPSDFPEDKPPDYEPNWFLKPKGTDAHDGRSPFTLISDGHASLFVTSGLKDGPLPTHYEPVESPVHNPMYKQQYNPVAKRWNRPDNEYHEIADERFPYVLTTYRLTELHCGGSPTRFVRSTAELQPEGFAEIPVELAERLGINNLDWVVVSTARGKVETRALVTRRLQPLEIAGQRIFQIGMPYNYGWRGFATGQVANTLTSIVGDPNTTIHEGKALTCQLHRGRTNGVCSNGHG comes from the coding sequence ATGAAAAGCCCACCCATACTTGGCGGTTTGTTCGATTCGCTTCGCCAGTGGCCTGTTGTACGGCAAATCGCTGGCGAAGATCCGCTCCGCGAGGCGGCAAAGTCGGCCGCCTCCGAGCGGCTCCGCCCGCGGCTTGAAGAAGCAGACCATGTCGGCACGAGCATTTGCCCATATTGCGCGGTTGGCTGCGGTCAATTGATTTACGCCAAGGGAAACGATGTGATCCACATCGAAGGCGATCCGCGCAGCCCGATCAATCAAGGAACGCTTTGTCCGAAGGGGGCCGGCACGCTCGGCTGGCTTCTGAACCCCGACCGGCTGACGAAGGTCAAGTATCGTGCGCCGTTCTCGACCCGATGGGAAGAACGGAGCTTGGATTGGGCAATGGATCGAATCGCGCATCTCGTCAAACGAACCCGCGACGAAACCTTCGTGGAGAAGCTCGCCGACGGCAGCGAAGTGAACCACACGCTGGCCATCGCCTCCCTCGGCGGGGCGACGCTCGACAACGAAGAGAATTACCTGATCAAGAAGGTGTTCGGCGGCGGACTGGGCTTGGTATGGATCGAAAACCAGGCCCGCATCTGCCACAGCGGTTCGGTTCCCAGCCTCGGCTCGACTTACGGTCGCGGCGCGTCGACGCTGGCCGAGTGGGACTTGGCGAATTCGGATTGCGTGATGATCATGGGCTCGAACATGGCCGAAGCTCATCCCATCGCGTTTCGCTTCGTGATGCAAGCGAAAGAGCGAGGGGCGACGGTGATTCATGTCGATCCGCGCTTTACCCGCACTTCGGCGCTGGCCGACATCTACGCCCCCATCCGCGCTGGCAGCGACATCGCCTTCACTGGCGGCCTGATCCACTACATCCTCGAGCACGATGCGTGGTTCAAGGAATATGCGCTAAATTACACGAACATCGCCACCATCATCGGTCCCGACTTCAAAGACACGAGTGAGCTCGACGGTGTCTTTTCGGGCTGGGACCCGGAAAAGCGGAGCTACTCGCCAAACAGTTGGCAATATCGCGGCGCGGATGTGAAGAGTTCGCTCGCCGAACATCATTCCATTTCGGGCGAGTCGTATTCGGAAAAGCTGAGCCGCACGCAAGACGATCCGCCCCCGCAGGACCCCACGCTCGAACATCACGACTGCGTATACCAGATCATGCGCCGGCACTATGCCGCATATACGCCCGAGGCCGTCGAGCGGATCACGGGTTGCCCCCAGCAGACGTTTTTGAAGGTTGCGGAAGCGCTGGTGCGCCATTCGGGCCGGGAGCGCACGGCGGCATGGTGTTATGCCGTCGGCGTGAACCACCACACCGTGGCCGTGCAGATGATTCGCGCAGCAGCGATCATCCAGGCGTTGCTTGGCAACACGGGCCGGCCGGGCGGCGGCGTACTCGCCCTCCGCGGCCACGCGAGCATCCAAGGCAGCACCGATATTCCCACGCTCTACAACCTTCTGCCCGGCTACATTGCCCAACCCCACTTTGCCAAGCCGCACCATAACTTGAAGAGCTACCTCGCCACCGAAACGCTAACGATGGGCTTTTGGCACAACCTGCCGAAATATGCCGTCAGCCTGCTGCGCGCCTGGTACGGCGAGAACGCCACGAAGGAGAACGACTACGGCTATAGCTGGCTGCCGAAAATCATGGGCGACCATTCCGAATTGCCGATGACGCTGGCGATCGCCGATGGGTTGATTCGCGGGCTATTCGTCATGGGCCAGAATCCGGCCGTCGGCGGCCATAACACGCGGCTCATTCGCCGCGGCTTGGCGAATCTCGAATGGATGGTCGTTCGTGAAACGTTCGAAAGCGAGACGGCCGACTTTTGGCTCGATTCACCGGAAGTGCATAGTGGCGAACTCGATCCGCGCAGCATCGCGACCGAAATCTTCCTGCTCCCCGCGTCGCTTCCTGGCGAAAAGGAAGGGACATTCACCAATCTCAACCGACTGATCCAATGGCACGACAAGGTCGTCGAATCGAGGGCCGATTGCCGGAGCGACCTGTGGTTCATGTTCCACCTCGGCCACCGGTTGAAACAACTCTATCGGAACAGCGCCGCCGAGCGCGACAAGCCGATTCAAAACCTGACGCTCGATTATTCGACCGAAGGGCCGCACGCCGAGCCCTCGGCCGAAGACGTGCTGAAGGAAATCAACGGCTATACCTGGCCAGGCCGCCAGCAGATTCCGAGCTTCAAGGAACTAAAGGACGACGGCTCCACGGCCTGCGGCTGCTGGATCTATTGCGGCGCCTACCCGCGAAACGATTTCAACCACACCCGATCGCGTGTGCCCGATGGCCCTGACGGCCCCGGCAGCCATCTGAATTGGGCCTTCGCGTGGCCGGGCAATTATCGCACGCTCTATAATCGGGCCTCCGCCGATCCGCAAGGCAAGCCGTGGAGCGAGCGCAAGAAACTGATCTGGTGGAACGCCGAACAGAAAAAATGGGTCGGCAAGGAGCCTTCGGATTTCCCGGAAGACAAACCGCCCGACTACGAGCCAAATTGGTTCCTGAAGCCGAAGGGAACCGATGCCCATGACGGTCGCTCCCCGTTTACGCTCATTTCGGATGGCCATGCGTCGCTGTTTGTCACGTCCGGACTAAAAGACGGCCCTTTGCCGACCCACTATGAGCCGGTCGAATCGCCGGTTCACAACCCGATGTATAAGCAGCAATACAACCCAGTCGCGAAACGTTGGAACCGCCCGGACAATGAATATCACGAAATTGCCGACGAACGATTCCCGTATGTGCTCACGACCTATCGTCTCACCGAATTGCATTGCGGCGGCAGCCCGACGCGATTCGTCCGCTCCACTGCCGAGCTGCAGCCGGAAGGTTTTGCCGAGATACCCGTCGAATTGGCCGAACGGTTGGGGATCAACAACCTCGATTGGGTCGTCGTCTCGACTGCCCGAGGCAAGGTGGAAACTCGAGCCCTCGTGACCCGCAGATTGCAACCGCTGGAAATCGCGGGCCAGCGAATTTTTCAGATCGGCATGCCCTACAACTACGGCTGGCGTGGTTTCGCCACCGGCCAAGTGGCCAACACCCTTACATCGATCGTCGGCGATCCGAACACGACGATCCATGAAGGCAAAGCCCTGACATGCCAGCTTCATCGCGGCCGCACCAACGGAGTTTGCTCGAATGGACACGGTTAG